The sequence ATATCTAAAGAGCAGGAACGGATGGACCTGGACGACCGGTATAACCAGTACAGCCTTAGCTTTAATCAGGCGCTTAATAACCTGTGGTTTGCTATAGGGCAATGGAAACAGCAATATATACTGAGTGCACCTGCCGGGGGACGGGTAGTATTTCAGGAAATGATACAGGAAGGTCAGGAAGTAGATGCCGGTAAAGCCTTGTTTTATATTGAATCGCTTGACCAGAACTGTTTTGCTCAGGTAAAGGTGCCTCAATCCAACTTTGGAAAGTTACAGTTAAATCAACCAGTAAGACTGGCGCTACCCAGTTATCCTTCCGAGGAATACGGACGGCTTTCCGGTAAAGTTACCTATATCTCAAGAATGCCGGATAAGGATATGAATTATATGGTGAAGGTGTTTTTAACAGACGGATTGGTGTCGGACCGGGGATTTCACCTGGCCTTCTCAAATGAGTTGCAGGCAGATGCTGAAATCGTTACCGGTAAAGAGCGTATTATTAACAAACTGATGGCTGCAATGAATAGCGGTTACAAAAAGTAAATGGAGGTATTATGTCTTTCCTGAAATACATACAAAAGCTTAGAGTCATGGATTCATTTATCAGAAGAAAAGCTACAGGTACACAGGAGCAATTTTGCAGCCGGTTGTGTATAAGCCGTAGTTTACTGAACAGTTATATCCATGAAATGCGGGAGCTGGGATTCCCGGTTAAATATGATAAGAAACGTAAAACCTATTACTACGAAGAGGATGGACAGATTGTAAATGAACTGTTCCAAAAGCGAATTCCAAAAGATGAAATGAAAAATTATAATGGAGGCAGGATAATAGTCCAGATATATTAGACTGTCAACTTCGAACTTTGCTTTTAATAATTAATATCTAATTAAAAGCATAAGCCAATGTTATTCCTATCCGCATTGTTTAGCCCGGAGATCAGCCACAATAGTGCAGAGACCGTACAACAATTATTATTATTAAAGAAGGTCAAAGTCACCGATAGCACCATAAACCGAAGTCTTGAAGAACATGCAGATTACCCATCGTTATTAAGTATTAGTGATGCGTTGTTCCGCTGGAAAGTAGATAATGTCACTATAAGGGCTTCGGTCGATCAGTTAAGGGCTTTGCCTTTACCATATGTAGTGAAGTTGCAGCACGAGCAATCTTCATTTTTCACAGTTGTGAAAGAATGGAGTAATGGAAAAGTGCTGATCAACGATGCTGTATCTAAAAAATGGCAATGGATGGATGAAACTATTTTCCTTGAAAGATGGAAAGGTTTTGTCATGCTTGCAGAACAAGATGCACAATCCGGTGAACAGGAATATGTAAAGCAAAAGAAAAGAGCCGACCAGAAGCAGCTTACCTTTTTATCAACACTCATTGTTGTGCTGGGTCTGTGGTTGGTCCCTGTCATTTTAAATATAGCCACTTATTCATGGGTGGCATGGCCGGCTGTTACTGCAATAACTTTAAAGTTTTTTGGGAGCTATATAGGTGGTTTACTGTTATGGTATGAGGTGGATAAGTCCAATGCTGGTTTACAAAAGGTTTGTAAAGCAGGTAAGAAAATCAATTGTCATGCTATTCTGAATTCCAATGCGGCAAAGGTATTAGGCAGGTTTAGCTGGAGTGAAATCGGATTCTTTTATTTTATTGGCGGCTTTATTTCGCTTCTGGTAACGGGTATGGATAATAATATCCTTACAGTACTGGCCTGGCTGAATGTGCTTGCGTTGCCCTATACTATATTTTCAGTTTACTATCAATGGAGAATAGCACGTCAATGGTGTTCTTTGTGTCTGACAGTGCAGGGTATACTGGTTGCAGAATTTATTATGAATCTGTTCGGTCATCAGCTAGCTCTGCCTGTCTGGAGTATAGCCGGGGCAATGACGCTGTTAGCCGCATTTTTACTGCCTGCATTGATCTGGTTTATCATTAAACCCATCTTTATTGCGGCAAAAGATAGCCGGAACCATGAATTGGAAGTGCTGCGTATGAAACGCAATCCCCAGTTGTTTCAAAGTCTGCTGCAGAAGCAAAGGGTCATCGAAAGCGATACGACAGGCCTTGGTATCAGTTTAGGTAATCCTAATGGTAGCATTAAAATAACCAAAGTTTGTAACCCATATTGTGGCCCCTGTGCTAAATCACATGTCCATATCGATGAACTCCTGGATGGAAATCCTGAAGTACAGGTGCAAATCATTTTTACTATGAAAGGGGATATCAATGATATGAATAATGTGCCTGTAAAACATTTGATGGCTATCCATCAGCTGGGCGATGAGAAATTGACCAGACAGGCCCTAGATGCTTGGTATAACGCACCTGTCAAAGATTATAATGTATTTGCCGCAAGGTTCCCTATGCATGAAGCCGTACAACAGCAGGATGCAAAGGTAGTACGAATGGGCGAGTGGTGCCGTGAAACCAATATCGCCTTTACGCCTACATTCTTCCTGAATGGCCGCCAGTTCCCAGATACTTATAGCATAAGCGATTTAAAATATTTCCTAAGCTAGCTAGGAAAAGGCTGTAGCTCTGGCCTGATAATGAGCAATTGTTTGATCTGTTAAAAAAGAATTATGAAATCATTAAGTGAAGTTGTTTACACTTTTTGAAGGATAAAAAGGAAGTCCCAGGAATTAAGGATTTTTGTTTTGGCAAATAAAAACGAATAATTCTGGGACTCATAGACGAAGATAAGGTACGAGATTGGATTTTACCACATTTAAGCAAAGGCAAAAGAGGCTTTAAGGCCAGGATAGATTTAGTAAAAGTGGTTCTGTTGATTTTAAAGCGAATGAAAACAGGCTGCCAGTGGCGAGAGTTGTGTATTTGCGAATATTTTGATAAAGGGGCGACCTCGTGGCAAAATATTCACAGGTATTTTTTAAAATGGAGTAAAGACGGTTCATTCAAGAGGGCTTGGATCAATCTTTTATCTTGTAATAAGAAACTGCTGGATCTGTCAAGCGCTCAGTTAGATGGTAGCCATACACCTGTCAAACGTGGTGGCCAGGCGGTAGGTTATCAAGGCAGAAAAGCTTCAAAAACCAGTAATAGTTTGTTCTTATGTGACAACAGAGGTCAGATGCTGACGGTATCAACGGCGCAAAGTGGAGAGCATAATGACTTATACGATATAGTGAAGCTGTTTAAAGAAATGATCGGGGTTCTGGAACAATCCGATATCAATTGCAATGGAA is a genomic window of Chitinophaga sp. LS1 containing:
- a CDS encoding vitamin K epoxide reductase family protein, with amino-acid sequence MLFLSALFSPEISHNSAETVQQLLLLKKVKVTDSTINRSLEEHADYPSLLSISDALFRWKVDNVTIRASVDQLRALPLPYVVKLQHEQSSFFTVVKEWSNGKVLINDAVSKKWQWMDETIFLERWKGFVMLAEQDAQSGEQEYVKQKKRADQKQLTFLSTLIVVLGLWLVPVILNIATYSWVAWPAVTAITLKFFGSYIGGLLLWYEVDKSNAGLQKVCKAGKKINCHAILNSNAAKVLGRFSWSEIGFFYFIGGFISLLVTGMDNNILTVLAWLNVLALPYTIFSVYYQWRIARQWCSLCLTVQGILVAEFIMNLFGHQLALPVWSIAGAMTLLAAFLLPALIWFIIKPIFIAAKDSRNHELEVLRMKRNPQLFQSLLQKQRVIESDTTGLGISLGNPNGSIKITKVCNPYCGPCAKSHVHIDELLDGNPEVQVQIIFTMKGDINDMNNVPVKHLMAIHQLGDEKLTRQALDAWYNAPVKDYNVFAARFPMHEAVQQQDAKVVRMGEWCRETNIAFTPTFFLNGRQFPDTYSISDLKYFLS
- a CDS encoding transposase, whose amino-acid sequence is MLPHLSKGKRGFKARIDLVKVVLLILKRMKTGCQWRELCICEYFDKGATSWQNIHRYFLKWSKDGSFKRAWINLLSCNKKLLDLSSAQLDGSHTPVKRGGQAVGYQGRKASKTSNSLFLCDNRGQMLTVSTAQSGEHNDLYDIVKLFKEMIGVLEQSDINCNGIFVNADPGFDSEDLKQVCIDYEIELNVKPNLRNQKKQSDEYRYFDDQLYKRRTKIEHANAWMDAFKALLVRYEKLVETWMALQWLALITLFCRKLKV